In Aestuariibaculum lutulentum, one DNA window encodes the following:
- a CDS encoding ammonium transporter, with amino-acid sequence MSLLNMPLLIQDTAAVDALAESIKGDMGMLWMLISGILVFFMQAGFFLVESGMTDSKNAVNIAMKNFLDIAVGSLAFWFIGYSLMYGADVSGGGFFHWGGFVFSQGAADLFFQTVFAATAATIVSGAIAGRTKYTTYAIFSIIITALIYPIAGGWEWNGGWLNAEWMPAEFIDFAGSSIVHSVGGWAALVAAWMVGPRIGKFLNGKPIEMHGHNQMYATLGVFILWLGWFGFNGGSQLAWGGDDSTAASQVVLVTNLAAAAGALSALLFTWIKNGKPNLSMTLNGALAGLVSITAGCGNMSEWGAVLAGLIGGILVVISIGLVESKLKIDDAVGAISVHGIAGAWGTLVIGLWGIDGDAGIGILNGGGVAQLAAQAIGVVAYAVWALATSWIFLTIISKCCGGLRVTEAEEIAGLDISEHGSIAYAGKRQREIE; translated from the coding sequence ATGTCTTTATTAAACATGCCTCTTTTAATTCAGGATACCGCTGCGGTTGATGCTTTAGCAGAATCAATCAAGGGCGATATGGGGATGCTATGGATGCTGATCTCTGGTATCTTAGTATTTTTTATGCAAGCAGGATTCTTTTTAGTTGAGTCTGGTATGACAGATTCTAAGAATGCTGTAAATATTGCCATGAAAAACTTCCTTGACATCGCTGTTGGGTCGTTGGCATTCTGGTTTATCGGGTATTCGTTAATGTACGGAGCTGATGTTTCGGGAGGTGGATTTTTCCACTGGGGTGGTTTTGTGTTTTCACAAGGAGCTGCCGATTTATTCTTCCAAACAGTATTCGCTGCTACAGCTGCAACCATTGTATCTGGAGCAATAGCTGGAAGAACAAAGTATACTACGTATGCAATTTTTAGTATTATCATTACAGCTCTAATCTATCCAATCGCTGGTGGTTGGGAATGGAATGGCGGATGGTTAAACGCTGAATGGATGCCAGCTGAATTTATCGATTTCGCAGGATCTTCTATCGTTCACTCTGTTGGAGGATGGGCTGCACTTGTTGCTGCTTGGATGGTAGGACCTAGAATTGGAAAATTCTTAAATGGTAAACCAATTGAAATGCATGGTCACAACCAGATGTATGCTACACTAGGGGTGTTTATCCTTTGGTTAGGATGGTTCGGATTTAACGGTGGTTCTCAATTAGCTTGGGGTGGCGACGATTCTACTGCTGCTTCTCAAGTAGTATTAGTAACTAACTTAGCTGCAGCTGCTGGTGCTTTAAGTGCTTTATTATTCACTTGGATTAAAAATGGAAAACCAAATTTAAGTATGACTTTAAATGGTGCTTTAGCTGGTCTTGTTAGTATTACTGCAGGATGTGGTAATATGAGCGAATGGGGAGCTGTTTTAGCTGGTTTAATAGGTGGTATTTTAGTGGTGATTTCTATTGGACTTGTAGAAAGTAAATTAAAAATAGATGATGCTGTAGGTGCCATTTCTGTACACGGTATTGCTGGTGCTTGGGGGACTTTAGTAATAGGTCTTTGGGGTATCGATGGTGATGCAGGTATTGGTATCTTAAATGGTGGAGGTGTAGCTCAATTAGCTGCTCAGGCCATCGGAGTTGTAGCTTATGCTGTGTGGGCATTAGCAACATCTTGGATATTCTTAACCATTATTAGTAAGTGTTGTGGTGGTTTACGCGTAACAGAAGCTGAAGAGATTGCAGGTCTTGATATTTCTGAGCACGGATCTATTGCTTACGCAGGTAAGAGACAAAGAGAAATAGAATAG
- a CDS encoding P-II family nitrogen regulator: MKKIEAIIRKSKFRVVKEALHEVGVNFFSYWDVTGIGNEKEGHVYRGISYSTSDIQRRYLSIVVNDDFEEATIQAILGSAGTGEVGDGKIFVSDITECYRIRTGEKGGETLK; this comes from the coding sequence ATGAAAAAAATTGAAGCAATTATTAGAAAATCTAAATTTCGTGTGGTTAAGGAAGCTTTACACGAAGTAGGTGTTAACTTCTTTTCGTATTGGGATGTTACTGGTATTGGTAATGAAAAAGAAGGACATGTTTACAGAGGTATAAGTTACAGTACTTCCGATATTCAGCGTAGGTATTTATCTATTGTTGTTAATGATGATTTTGAAGAGGCTACCATTCAGGCTATTTTGGGTTCAGCAGGAACAGGTGAAGTAGGCGACGGTAAAATCTTTGTTTCAGACATTACAGAATGTTACAGAATACGAACAGGAGAAAAGGGAGGAGAAACATTAAAATAA
- a CDS encoding ammonium transporter — translation MELLTTNNVWMMICTALVFFMHLGFACLEIGLTRQKNTINILFKNIFIITIGLLLYCLVGFNLMYPGEFNGIIGFAGFGLDSPLTAEGALDLTYNEGYTYWTDFLFQGMFAATAATIVSGAVAERIKIVPFMIFTLIYVGLVYPIAGSWKWGGGFLDAMGFYDFAGSTLVHSVGGWAAVVAVCLLGPRIGKFKEGKAQAIPGHSIPLATAGVLILWLGWFGFNGGSVLSADPGLTSLVLVTTCLAAAAGGVSAMLLSTAMYKNMDLTMFLNGILGGLVGITAGADVVSPTSAIIIGVIAGVLIVLAVSFVDNKLKLDDPVGAIAVHLVCGIWGTLAVGIFSTNPDHSFLTQLIGVLCYAAICVVSSFVIIYVLKKTVGIRVSEKEEIEGLDGHEHGMDAYPDFRLNDN, via the coding sequence ATGGAATTACTTACTACAAACAATGTATGGATGATGATCTGTACAGCACTGGTTTTTTTCATGCACTTGGGATTTGCATGTTTGGAAATTGGTTTAACTAGACAAAAAAATACAATAAACATATTATTTAAAAACATATTTATCATCACAATCGGGTTGTTATTATACTGCTTGGTTGGATTTAATTTAATGTACCCGGGAGAGTTTAATGGTATTATAGGATTTGCCGGTTTCGGATTAGATTCGCCGTTAACAGCTGAGGGTGCTTTAGATTTAACATATAATGAAGGGTATACGTACTGGACAGACTTCTTATTTCAAGGGATGTTTGCGGCAACCGCAGCAACGATTGTGTCGGGAGCTGTAGCAGAGCGTATTAAAATTGTGCCTTTCATGATCTTTACCTTAATATATGTAGGTTTAGTATATCCGATTGCTGGTTCTTGGAAGTGGGGTGGCGGATTTTTAGATGCTATGGGCTTCTATGATTTTGCAGGTTCTACATTAGTGCACTCTGTAGGAGGATGGGCTGCTGTTGTAGCGGTTTGTCTTTTAGGACCTAGAATTGGTAAATTTAAAGAAGGAAAAGCGCAGGCGATTCCAGGACACAGTATTCCATTAGCTACTGCCGGAGTATTAATTCTTTGGTTAGGATGGTTCGGATTTAACGGTGGTTCTGTACTTTCAGCCGATCCAGGATTAACGTCTTTAGTGTTGGTAACAACCTGTTTAGCTGCTGCTGCAGGTGGAGTATCAGCTATGTTGTTGTCTACTGCTATGTATAAAAACATGGATTTAACCATGTTCTTAAATGGTATTTTAGGAGGTTTAGTAGGTATTACAGCTGGAGCTGATGTGGTTTCTCCAACCAGTGCAATCATTATTGGTGTTATTGCAGGAGTGTTAATCGTGTTGGCAGTAAGCTTTGTAGATAATAAGTTAAAATTAGATGATCCTGTGGGAGCTATCGCCGTGCATTTGGTATGTGGTATTTGGGGGACTTTAGCAGTTGGAATCTTTTCAACAAATCCAGATCATAGTTTCTTAACGCAATTAATAGGTGTGCTTTGTTATGCTGCTATTTGTGTAGTGTCATCATTTGTAATTATTTATGTGCTTAAGAAAACTGTAGGTATCAGAGTATCTGAAAAAGAAGAAATTGAAGGGTTAGATGGTCATGAACATGGAATGGATGCTTATCCGGATTTCAGGTTAAATGACAACTAA
- a CDS encoding phosphoenolpyruvate carboxylase, which yields MSVEPKLTRFKQNVLSKYQIYNSIFMTLPFDSITKTGVLLPLFHETCRKGFANGDDPTTIVDTFFKKYQARRNKESQINLLFRFIQYIERQVVLFDAIEDAAFPIVNNMEGIGTLRNLKEASNSENKLEELRAYLEEFKVRIVLTAHPTQFYPGSVLGIITDLTEAIKSNDLSQINNLFGQLGKTPFFKHTKPTPYDEAISLIWYLENVFYHSFGQIYNYIQTNIYDDSKKHNEIINIGFWPGGDRDGNPFVKPDTTLKVARKLKQSILKKYYADLKNLRRKLTFRGVEDRIIRLETIIYNYSIDLDTPDKISAKELLTELLSIRNVVVEQHQSLYENEINQLINRIHMFRYHFATLDIRQDSRIHHSVFTSVVDHLIAKGSKSIPANYHDLSEAEQIDILSKVSNEDIDFDAFEDEMVYNTLKTIEAIKEIQATNGEKGANRYIISNNQTALNVMQLFAMLKMVAFSDNLTVDVVPLFETITDLENAPAVMEQLYSNPQYMAHLKERGMKQTIMLGFSDGTKDGGYLMANWGIYKAKELLTEMSRKYDVTAIFFDGRGGPPARGGGKTHQFYSSLGPTIEDKEVQLTIQGQTISSNFGTLDSSQYNLEQLISSGIKNRLTEKNMLSDEDRVVMNDLAETSYQVYKDFKGHEMFIPYLERMSTLKYYAKTNIGSRPSKRSKSDKLIFSDLRAIPFVGSWSQLKQNVPGFFGVGTALKKYEERGEFHKVEQLYNNSKFFKTLLENSMMSLTKSFFDLTKYMSKDEEFGAFWNIIYTEYQTTKSLLLKLTGYSELMENEPSGKASIEVRESIVLPLLTIQQYALKKIQELEKQGVPVDDEEKKIFEKIVTRSLFGNINASRNSA from the coding sequence ATGTCTGTAGAACCAAAATTAACGCGATTCAAACAAAACGTATTGTCTAAATACCAAATATACAACAGTATATTTATGACATTACCTTTTGATTCGATCACAAAAACAGGAGTCTTACTCCCATTATTTCATGAAACTTGTAGAAAAGGATTTGCAAACGGAGACGATCCGACCACGATTGTAGACACCTTCTTCAAAAAATATCAGGCAAGGCGTAATAAAGAAAGTCAAATTAATCTGTTATTCAGATTTATACAATACATAGAGCGTCAGGTTGTATTATTTGATGCTATTGAAGATGCCGCCTTCCCGATTGTAAACAACATGGAAGGGATTGGAACTTTAAGAAACCTGAAAGAAGCGTCGAATTCTGAAAACAAACTTGAAGAATTACGCGCTTACCTGGAAGAATTTAAAGTGCGTATTGTATTAACTGCGCATCCAACACAATTTTACCCGGGTTCGGTTTTAGGAATTATTACCGATTTAACCGAAGCCATTAAAAGCAACGACCTGTCTCAAATTAACAATTTATTCGGGCAGTTAGGTAAAACGCCTTTCTTTAAGCACACCAAACCTACGCCTTACGACGAAGCCATTAGTTTAATATGGTACTTAGAGAATGTATTCTATCATTCATTCGGACAGATTTACAACTACATTCAAACCAATATTTACGACGACAGTAAAAAACATAACGAAATTATTAATATTGGATTCTGGCCAGGTGGTGACCGTGATGGAAACCCATTTGTTAAGCCAGACACAACACTTAAGGTAGCTCGTAAGTTAAAACAGTCTATTTTAAAGAAATATTACGCCGATCTTAAAAATTTAAGAAGAAAACTAACCTTTAGAGGAGTTGAAGATCGTATTATACGTTTAGAAACCATTATTTATAATTACAGTATCGATTTAGACACACCAGATAAAATTTCGGCTAAAGAATTACTTACCGAATTATTAAGCATAAGAAACGTTGTTGTTGAGCAGCACCAGTCGTTATACGAAAACGAAATCAATCAGCTTATTAATAGAATTCACATGTTCAGATATCACTTTGCTACATTAGATATCAGACAGGACAGTAGAATTCACCATTCGGTATTTACAAGTGTAGTCGATCATTTAATTGCTAAAGGAAGCAAGTCTATTCCGGCTAATTATCATGATTTATCGGAAGCTGAACAAATCGATATTTTATCGAAAGTTTCTAATGAAGATATCGATTTCGACGCCTTTGAAGATGAAATGGTTTATAATACTTTAAAGACTATTGAAGCCATAAAAGAAATTCAAGCCACAAACGGCGAAAAAGGTGCTAACCGTTACATTATTAGTAATAACCAGACTGCATTAAACGTGATGCAGCTATTTGCTATGCTAAAAATGGTTGCTTTTAGCGATAATTTAACCGTAGATGTGGTGCCTTTATTTGAAACCATTACCGACTTAGAAAATGCACCAGCCGTTATGGAACAGCTTTACAGCAATCCGCAATATATGGCACACCTAAAAGAACGTGGCATGAAACAAACCATTATGCTTGGGTTCTCAGACGGAACTAAAGATGGTGGTTATTTAATGGCCAACTGGGGTATTTACAAGGCCAAAGAACTGTTAACCGAAATGTCTAGAAAATACGATGTTACCGCCATATTCTTTGACGGTCGTGGTGGACCACCAGCACGTGGAGGAGGAAAAACGCATCAGTTCTATTCTTCATTAGGACCAACAATTGAAGATAAAGAAGTACAGTTAACTATTCAAGGACAAACTATTAGTTCTAATTTCGGAACTTTAGACTCATCGCAATACAACCTTGAGCAATTAATTAGTTCTGGTATTAAAAACAGGCTAACCGAGAAAAACATGCTTTCTGATGAAGATCGCGTTGTTATGAACGATTTAGCTGAAACAAGTTATCAGGTTTACAAAGACTTTAAAGGACACGAGATGTTCATCCCATATTTAGAACGCATGAGTACTTTAAAATACTATGCAAAAACGAATATTGGAAGTAGACCATCAAAACGTTCGAAATCTGACAAATTAATTTTCTCCGATTTAAGAGCCATTCCTTTTGTTGGATCCTGGAGCCAGTTAAAACAAAATGTACCAGGATTCTTTGGTGTAGGTACTGCTTTAAAGAAATATGAAGAGCGTGGAGAATTCCACAAAGTGGAACAACTTTACAACAACTCTAAATTCTTCAAAACGTTGTTAGAAAACAGTATGATGTCGTTAACCAAATCGTTCTTCGATTTAACCAAATACATGTCTAAAGACGAAGAATTTGGCGCGTTCTGGAACATCATTTATACCGAGTATCAAACTACAAAATCGTTGCTTTTAAAGCTAACGGGATACAGCGAATTAATGGAAAACGAACCATCTGGCAAAGCTTCAATTGAGGTAAGAGAATCGATTGTTCTTCCTTTATTAACCATACAGCAGTATGCCCTTAAGAAAATTCAGGAGTTAGAAAAACAAGGAGTTCCGGTTGATGATGAAGAAAAGAAAATTTTCGAAAAAATCGTAACACGTTCACTTTTTGGTAATATTAATGCCAGTAGAAATTCTGCTTAA
- the nadA gene encoding quinolinate synthase NadA: protein MSETIDLVKEINRLKKEKNAVILAHYYQVPEIQDIADYVGDSLGLSQKAAETDADIIVFAGVHFMAETAKILNPDKTVVLPDLKAGCSLADSCPPDSFEAFTKAHPDHVVITYVNCSAEIKALSDIVCTSSNALKIVQSIPEETPIIFAPDKNLGRYIMRETGRDMLLWDGSCVVHEAFSIDKLIELHKKHPDYKIIAHPESETHILDTAAYIGSTSGMINFVKQHPTEKFIVATEAGILHKMQEEIPTADLIPAPAVEDNTCACSECHFMKMNTMQKLYDCLLNESPQIHVSENIIERALLPIERMLELSK from the coding sequence ATGAGTGAAACAATAGATTTAGTAAAAGAAATAAATCGTCTTAAAAAGGAAAAAAATGCTGTAATTCTTGCCCACTATTATCAGGTGCCGGAAATTCAGGATATTGCAGATTATGTAGGAGATAGTTTAGGCTTGTCACAAAAGGCGGCCGAAACCGATGCCGATATTATAGTATTTGCAGGCGTGCACTTTATGGCCGAGACTGCTAAAATATTAAACCCGGATAAAACGGTAGTGTTACCAGATTTAAAAGCGGGTTGTTCGTTAGCCGATTCTTGTCCTCCTGATAGTTTTGAGGCTTTTACTAAAGCGCATCCAGATCACGTCGTGATTACTTATGTTAACTGCTCAGCAGAAATAAAAGCATTAAGTGATATTGTTTGTACGTCTTCAAACGCATTAAAAATTGTTCAGTCTATACCAGAAGAAACACCTATTATTTTTGCGCCAGATAAAAATCTTGGTCGTTACATAATGAGAGAAACCGGTAGAGATATGCTACTATGGGATGGTAGTTGTGTGGTTCATGAAGCCTTTTCTATAGATAAGTTAATTGAACTTCACAAAAAACACCCGGATTATAAGATTATTGCGCACCCGGAATCTGAAACACATATTTTAGATACGGCGGCGTATATCGGGTCGACTTCAGGAATGATTAATTTCGTGAAACAACATCCAACCGAAAAGTTTATCGTAGCTACCGAAGCAGGTATTTTACATAAAATGCAAGAAGAAATCCCTACGGCCGATTTAATTCCTGCGCCTGCGGTTGAAGATAACACTTGTGCTTGTAGTGAGTGTCATTTTATGAAAATGAATACGATGCAGAAATTGTACGATTGTTTATTAAACGAATCGCCTCAGATTCACGTATCGGAAAACATTATAGAGCGTGCGTTACTACCTATTGAACGCATGTTGGAATTGTCTAAATAG
- the nadB gene encoding L-aspartate oxidase — protein sequence MVTTNYLVIGSGVAGLTFSVKIAEKFPERKVIIVTKANEDESNTKYAQGGVAIVLDKENDSFKKHIKDTLIAGDGLCKEDVVKMVIKEGPERLEELLLWGANFDLDAEGEFDLGKEGGHSEYRVVHHKDITGYEIERALLMRAHQLPNITILPHHFALDLITNHHIEGADPEELKCYGAYVFDQETGEISTIKANSTLLAAGGIGCVYGHTTNPVIATGDGIAMAYRAKARIKDMEFVQFHPTALYDAKGESSFLISEAVRGFGAYLRNGEGERFMLKYDDRAELASRDIVSQSIDRELKKSGASHVFLDCTHLDFQAFIKHFPNIYQKCLDNHIDIKTDWIPVVPASHYLCGGIKVSKKGKTTIDNLFACGECTRTGLHGANRLASNSLLEALVYAHNIYKYHVKHEYKSADVDIPDWNDEGTAITKEHVLIQHNLKELQALMRNYVGIVRSNQRLNRAKKRLELIHDEVEAFYKESKITSSLCELRNMINVAHLIVSQSLERKENKGGYFNIDNVKK from the coding sequence ATGGTTACTACAAATTATTTAGTTATTGGTTCGGGTGTTGCCGGATTAACGTTTTCAGTTAAAATTGCTGAAAAATTTCCTGAAAGAAAGGTCATTATTGTTACTAAGGCAAACGAAGACGAATCGAATACTAAATATGCTCAAGGTGGTGTAGCCATAGTGCTTGATAAGGAAAACGATTCGTTTAAAAAGCATATAAAAGATACTTTAATTGCCGGTGACGGACTTTGTAAAGAGGACGTGGTTAAAATGGTGATTAAAGAAGGACCAGAACGCCTTGAAGAGCTGTTACTTTGGGGTGCAAATTTCGATTTGGACGCCGAGGGAGAATTTGATTTAGGTAAAGAAGGTGGACATTCCGAATATCGTGTAGTGCATCATAAAGATATCACAGGATATGAAATAGAGCGTGCTTTATTAATGCGTGCGCATCAGTTGCCAAATATTACTATTTTACCCCATCATTTTGCTTTAGATTTAATCACTAATCACCATATTGAAGGTGCAGACCCTGAAGAGTTGAAATGTTATGGTGCTTATGTCTTTGATCAAGAGACCGGAGAGATTTCAACAATAAAAGCAAATAGTACCTTGTTAGCGGCTGGAGGTATTGGTTGTGTTTACGGGCATACTACAAATCCGGTAATTGCTACTGGCGATGGTATTGCCATGGCATACCGAGCGAAGGCGCGGATTAAAGATATGGAGTTTGTACAGTTTCATCCAACGGCATTGTACGATGCAAAAGGGGAATCTTCATTTTTAATTTCTGAAGCGGTTCGAGGTTTTGGTGCTTATTTGAGAAATGGTGAAGGCGAACGTTTTATGTTAAAATATGACGATCGTGCTGAATTGGCATCACGAGATATTGTATCGCAAAGTATTGACAGGGAATTAAAAAAATCGGGAGCATCTCATGTATTTTTAGATTGTACCCATTTAGATTTTCAAGCCTTCATTAAACACTTTCCGAATATTTATCAGAAATGTTTAGATAATCATATCGATATTAAAACTGATTGGATTCCTGTAGTCCCTGCATCTCATTATTTGTGTGGAGGTATTAAGGTTTCCAAAAAAGGAAAAACGACCATTGATAATTTATTTGCTTGTGGCGAATGTACAAGAACAGGCTTACATGGCGCAAATAGATTAGCATCCAATTCGTTATTAGAAGCTTTAGTTTATGCGCATAATATCTATAAGTATCATGTGAAACATGAGTATAAATCTGCCGATGTTGATATTCCGGATTGGAATGATGAGGGAACGGCGATTACTAAAGAACATGTGTTAATTCAGCATAATTTAAAAGAATTACAGGCGTTGATGCGTAATTATGTGGGTATTGTAAGAAGTAACCAGCGTTTAAATCGTGCTAAGAAGCGTTTGGAGCTAATTCATGATGAGGTTGAAGCATTTTATAAAGAATCGAAAATCACCTCGTCGCTTTGTGAACTAAGAAACATGATTAATGTTGCTCACCTTATTGTCAGTCAGTCTTTAGAACGAAAGGAAAATAAAGGCGGATATTTCAACATCGACAACGTAAAAAAATAA
- a CDS encoding single-stranded DNA-binding protein produces MNTLRNRVQLIGNLGNDPEIMNLESGKTLAKFTIATNESYTNSKGEKITDTQWHNVIAWGHTAKIIEKYVNKGKEVAIEGKLTSRSYDDKEGNKRYITEIVCNELLMLGK; encoded by the coding sequence ATGAATACGCTTAGAAACAGAGTACAGTTGATTGGAAACTTAGGAAATGATCCTGAAATTATGAATTTAGAATCTGGCAAAACACTGGCCAAATTCACTATTGCAACTAACGAAAGTTATACAAATAGCAAAGGAGAGAAAATTACCGACACCCAATGGCATAATGTAATAGCCTGGGGACATACCGCTAAGATTATTGAAAAATATGTAAATAAAGGCAAAGAAGTGGCCATTGAAGGCAAGTTAACATCACGAAGCTACGACGATAAAGAAGGTAATAAACGCTACATTACAGAGATTGTTTGTAACGAACTTTTAATGTTGGGAAAATAA
- a CDS encoding NAD(P)-dependent alcohol dehydrogenase produces MDVKQIKAYGTEASDAGLGELSIKRRGVTAKDVEIDIEYCGVCHSDLHFARNDWGFSVYPVVPGHEIVGKVINVGDAVTNFKVGDLVAVGCLVDSCRSCSNCENDLEQYCPEWVGTYGGHDKYFNMQTFGGYSESIVVDEHFVLKVPTNLNPAAVAPVLCAGITTWSPLRHWKVGKGSKVAVIGLGGLGHMAIKLANALGSEVTLFSRSPDKTKDAMDLGAHRVIISTDEDQMNAFQGHFDLIIDTVPYIHDVNPYVGTLATNGTLVLVGYLGPLDPMLNSVPMIMGRKTVAGSLIGGIAETQELLDFCGEHGITSEIEIINIQDINSAYERMLKSDVHYRFVIDMASLKA; encoded by the coding sequence ATGGATGTTAAACAGATTAAAGCTTATGGTACAGAAGCCAGTGATGCTGGTTTAGGAGAACTAAGCATCAAAAGAAGGGGAGTAACAGCGAAAGATGTTGAGATAGATATAGAGTATTGTGGAGTTTGTCATTCCGATCTTCATTTTGCAAGAAACGATTGGGGCTTTTCGGTTTACCCGGTAGTTCCCGGTCATGAAATTGTTGGAAAAGTTATTAATGTAGGTGATGCGGTAACAAATTTTAAAGTTGGTGACCTCGTGGCTGTAGGGTGTTTGGTAGATTCGTGTAGATCGTGTTCTAATTGTGAAAATGATTTAGAACAGTATTGTCCGGAATGGGTTGGTACCTATGGCGGTCATGACAAGTATTTTAATATGCAGACTTTTGGAGGGTATTCCGAAAGTATTGTCGTCGATGAACATTTTGTATTAAAAGTGCCCACTAACCTGAACCCGGCTGCCGTGGCACCAGTGCTTTGTGCCGGAATTACGACCTGGTCTCCTTTAAGACACTGGAAAGTTGGGAAGGGTAGCAAAGTGGCTGTAATTGGTTTGGGTGGACTCGGGCATATGGCTATAAAGTTGGCGAATGCTTTGGGATCCGAAGTAACCTTATTCTCAAGATCTCCTGATAAAACAAAGGATGCTATGGATTTGGGAGCGCACAGGGTTATTATTTCTACAGATGAAGACCAAATGAATGCATTTCAAGGACATTTCGATCTTATTATTGATACGGTACCTTACATTCATGATGTAAACCCTTATGTCGGAACCTTGGCTACAAACGGAACTTTAGTATTAGTAGGGTATTTAGGGCCATTAGATCCAATGTTAAATTCTGTTCCTATGATTATGGGACGTAAAACCGTTGCGGGTTCGTTAATTGGAGGCATTGCTGAAACTCAGGAACTACTGGATTTTTGTGGAGAGCATGGTATAACTTCAGAAATTGAAATTATCAATATTCAAGATATTAATTCAGCTTATGAGCGTATGTTGAAAAGCGATGTTCATTATAGATTTGTAATTGATATGGCATCTCTAAAGGCTTAG
- a CDS encoding CBS domain-containing protein, translating to MGIKSFQGARKHQAQMVDETPLKVSDYMSTDLITFTPDQTIETVIEALIHHRISGGPVINDKHELVGIISEGDCIKKISESRYYNMPMQDKTIEHYMAKNVETIDGNMNIFDAASKFLNAKRRRFPIVENGKLVGQISQKDILKAAMQLKGQNWK from the coding sequence ATGGGGATAAAAAGTTTTCAAGGAGCGAGGAAACATCAAGCACAGATGGTTGATGAAACACCTCTAAAAGTGAGTGATTACATGTCTACCGATTTGATTACGTTTACTCCCGATCAAACCATTGAAACGGTAATTGAAGCGTTAATACATCATAGAATTTCGGGTGGACCAGTAATTAATGATAAACACGAATTGGTTGGCATTATTTCGGAAGGAGATTGCATTAAAAAAATTAGCGAAAGTCGCTATTACAATATGCCTATGCAGGATAAAACCATTGAACACTACATGGCTAAAAATGTGGAAACTATTGATGGTAATATGAATATTTTTGACGCCGCCAGTAAATTTTTAAACGCAAAAAGACGACGTTTTCCTATTGTGGAAAACGGCAAACTGGTAGGACAAATTAGTCAGAAAGATATTTTAAAAGCAGCCATGCAATTAAAAGGACAAAATTGGAAGTAG
- a CDS encoding tetratricopeptide repeat protein produces MKRILVLVLLVCGMTMGAQSNSDLIKHFEAYYKQMQKQGDVQGIINGLTHLNVLSPSFERLDTLAYIYMREGQYVQALNTIGIDKKMDDSDMALEVKAISLKAVKRPELAIGFFQEIFKRDPNAHLAYELAELNLQTQQIEEADKNITYGLANATDDMKKAFYETQQPYEVSLKSAFMYLQALSLYNKDRKANIDAAVDILDAAFKEAPNFNLIQITKNELLRQKQMLQAQAAEEKK; encoded by the coding sequence ATGAAAAGAATATTAGTATTGGTTTTATTAGTTTGTGGCATGACAATGGGAGCCCAGAGTAACTCAGATTTAATAAAACATTTTGAAGCTTATTATAAGCAAATGCAAAAGCAGGGTGATGTGCAGGGAATCATAAATGGTTTAACGCATCTAAATGTATTATCGCCATCGTTTGAACGCTTAGACACTTTGGCTTACATATACATGAGAGAGGGGCAATATGTTCAGGCGCTTAACACTATTGGTATTGATAAAAAAATGGACGATTCGGATATGGCTTTAGAAGTAAAGGCGATTTCATTAAAAGCAGTGAAGCGTCCTGAATTGGCTATCGGATTTTTTCAGGAAATTTTTAAAAGAGACCCGAATGCTCATTTAGCTTATGAATTAGCTGAACTTAATTTACAAACACAACAGATTGAGGAAGCTGATAAAAATATTACTTACGGTTTGGCAAATGCTACAGATGATATGAAAAAGGCGTTTTACGAAACACAACAGCCTTACGAAGTGTCTTTAAAATCTGCATTTATGTATTTGCAGGCTTTATCGCTTTACAATAAAGATAGAAAAGCAAATATTGATGCAGCTGTAGATATTTTAGATGCTGCATTTAAAGAAGCGCCTAATTTTAATTTGATTCAAATTACGAAGAATGAGTTGTTAAGACAAAAACAAATGCTTCAGGCGCAGGCTGCAGAAGAGAAAAAATAA